The sequence ATCACGGAACCCCTGAGGGTAGCGAATGTTGATCGGATAACGAGCCACTCCTTCCACTGTTTCGCCGACCATGGCACCCCCGATGGCAGACGAGACAAACAACTGCACGTCTCCGACCGTCATGCCATATCTGGCCGCTTTTTCCCGGTTAATATCGATATCGAGATAGCGTCCACCTTCCAGGCGTTCTGCCAGGGCGGACACCACGCCAGGAACGGTCTTCGCCGCTTCTTCTATACTCTGAGCCGTGACATCAATATCGGAGAGCACCGTGCCTGATACTTTAATACCTATCGGGCTCTTGATACCGGTGGACAACATATCAATGCGGTTACGGATAGGTGGAACCCAGAGGTTGGCCAGACCCGGTAGTCGAACCGTTTCATCGAGCTCTTCAATAATCTTGTCAAGCGTCATCCCCGGTCGCCACTGGTCCTGAGGTTTCAGTTGGATCGTGGTTTCCACCATTTCAAGTGGTGCAGAGTCTGTTGCCGTTTCTGCTTTACCCGTTTTACCAAAAACAGAAGCCACTTCAGGCACTGTTTTGATCAGTTTATCCGTCGTCTGCAACAGGGCTGCAGCCTGACCAGGCGATACACCGGGTAGCGTTGAAGGCATGTACAGCAAATCGCCTTCGTTGATTTTAGGCAGGAATTCTCCCCCCATTTTACTGAGTGGCCATATCACGGTAAAAATTGACAGGGCAGCCACCAGAAGCGTCATTTTTGGCCAGTGAAGAACCTTGAGCAACAAAGGATGATAAATTTTTATCAGAAAACGGTTCAGTGGGTTACTGGTTTCTGCCGGTATTTTTCCTCTGATCCAATACCCCATCAGGATAGGAATGACCACAATCGCCAGTAATGCAGACCCCGCCATGGCATAGGTTTTTGTGAAGGCCAGAGGCCCAAACAAACGCCCTTCTTGTCCTTCAAGGGTAAAAATAGGAATGAATGAAAGGGTGATGATCAACAGGCTGATAAACAGGGCCGGTCCAACTTCAACAGAAGCATTGGTGATCACTTTCCAGCGAGTTTCATTGTCAATTTGTTGATCAGGGTGACTATGGTCCCATTCTTCAAGCCGTTTGTGCGCATTTTCAATCATGACGATGGCGGCATCCACCATGGCCCCAACAGCAATCGCAATTCCCCCCAGAGACATGATATTGGCATTTAGCCCCTGGAAACGCATGATGATAAAGGCAATACACAGCCCCAGAGGAAGCGAAATAATGGCAACCAATGCAGAACGAACGTGCCAAAGGAACAGGCCACATACGATGGCAACCACAATAAATTCTTCCAGAAGTTTATAGCTCAGGTTATCAATCGCACGGTCAATCAGTTGACTACGATCGTAAGTGGTCACCACTTCCACACCTTCTGGTAGGCTGCTTTTCAGTGTTTCCAGTTTATCCTTTACTGCAGAAATGACTTCACGCGCATTCTTGCCTGAACGCAGAATAACCACACCGCCCGCAACCTCACCCTCACCATTCAGCTCCGCGATCCCGCGACGCATTTCTGGTCCAATCTGAACACGCGCAACATCCCTTAAGTAAACAGGGACACTGTTCTCACCCGTCTTGAGGACAATATTGTTAAAGTCATCAATGCTTTCCAGATAACCGCTGGCTCGTACCATGTACTCGGCTTCGGCGATCTCAACGGAAGCACCGCCTGCTTCCTGGTTAGAGGAGTCCAGGGCCTGTTTAACTTCTGGCAGGCTTACACCAAACTGGGCCAGTTTCATCGGATCAACGAGGATCTGGTATTGTTTGACAACGCCGCCCACAGAGGCAACTTCTGCCACATTCGGAATATTTTTCAGCTCATATTTCAGGAACCAATCCTGCAGAGAACGTAATTCCGAGAGGTCATGCTTACCGCTGTGATCCACCAAAGCATATTCGAAAATCCAGCCCACTCCAGTGGCATCCGGCCCTATCGCGGAACTGACCCCTGAAGGTAACTTACCCTGAACCTGATTAAGGTATTCCAATACGCGGGATCTTGCCCAGTACAGGTCAGTGCCGTCTTCGAAAATCACATAAACGTATGAGTCACCGAATTGTGAAAACCCTCGGACGGTCTTTGCTCCGGGTACAGAAAGCATGGTGGTCGTTAGGGGATAGGTAACCTGGTTTTCTACAATCTGTGGGGCTTGTCCCGGGTAACTGGTTTTAATAATAACCTGAACATCAGAGAGATCAGGCAGGGCATCTACTGGTGTATTGATGATAGTCCAGGTTCCCCAGATGCTCAGAAACAGGGCTCCCATCATGACCAGAAAGCGGTTGGCGACCGAACGCCTGATAATCCATTCAATCATCTTCGTCTCCTCAGTGACCTGAATGTGCGTTGGCTGAAGGGGCCGTTATTTCGGGTGCTGTAGTCGCGTGATCCTCTGGATGACGCATACGCTCCAGCGCACCGGAAATGTTCGCTTCAGAGTCAATGAGGAAGAGGCCGCTGACGACAATCGATTCACCCTCGGTCAAGCCAGAACCAATCCCGGCCTGGCGCTGGGATTCATGCAGAACCTTGATGACTTTAGGAACGAACCGGCCCTCGTTGTCAACAGTTATCACACGTTGTTCTTTGCCGGTATCGAT comes from Yersinia canariae and encodes:
- a CDS encoding CusA/CzcA family heavy metal efflux RND transporter gives rise to the protein MIEWIIRRSVANRFLVMMGALFLSIWGTWTIINTPVDALPDLSDVQVIIKTSYPGQAPQIVENQVTYPLTTTMLSVPGAKTVRGFSQFGDSYVYVIFEDGTDLYWARSRVLEYLNQVQGKLPSGVSSAIGPDATGVGWIFEYALVDHSGKHDLSELRSLQDWFLKYELKNIPNVAEVASVGGVVKQYQILVDPMKLAQFGVSLPEVKQALDSSNQEAGGASVEIAEAEYMVRASGYLESIDDFNNIVLKTGENSVPVYLRDVARVQIGPEMRRGIAELNGEGEVAGGVVILRSGKNAREVISAVKDKLETLKSSLPEGVEVVTTYDRSQLIDRAIDNLSYKLLEEFIVVAIVCGLFLWHVRSALVAIISLPLGLCIAFIIMRFQGLNANIMSLGGIAIAVGAMVDAAIVMIENAHKRLEEWDHSHPDQQIDNETRWKVITNASVEVGPALFISLLIITLSFIPIFTLEGQEGRLFGPLAFTKTYAMAGSALLAIVVIPILMGYWIRGKIPAETSNPLNRFLIKIYHPLLLKVLHWPKMTLLVAALSIFTVIWPLSKMGGEFLPKINEGDLLYMPSTLPGVSPGQAAALLQTTDKLIKTVPEVASVFGKTGKAETATDSAPLEMVETTIQLKPQDQWRPGMTLDKIIEELDETVRLPGLANLWVPPIRNRIDMLSTGIKSPIGIKVSGTVLSDIDVTAQSIEEAAKTVPGVVSALAERLEGGRYLDIDINREKAARYGMTVGDVQLFVSSAIGGAMVGETVEGVARYPINIRYPQGFRDGPGALKQLPILTPTKQQITLGDVADVKIISGPTMLKTENARPSSWIYIDARGRDMVSVVNDLKTVISEKVKLKPGTSVSFSGQFELLEHANKKLKLMVPMTVMIIFILLYLAFRRVDEALLILMSLPFALIGGIWFLYWQGFHMSVATGTGFIALTGVAAEFGVVMLMYLRQAIEADPKLSKPETFTREGLDNALYHGAVLRVRPKAMTVAVIIAGLLPILWGTGAGSEVMSRIAAPMIGGMITAPLLSMFIIPAAYKLIWLRRHKN